The DNA sequence AGAAAATGTAGTAAAAGTTACTCCTTTAGGAACTATAACTAGAGGAATTGAAAATGGAATTTCAGGGCAGGAAGAAATAGGTGTTAACTTTTTTAAAAATAATCCAAATATCCAACTTACAGGTCGAGGAACTATAATAGCTGTAATTGATACTGGTATTGACTATTTACATAAAGATTTTATATATCCAGATGGAACTAGTAAAATACGATACATATGGGATCAATCTGTAGAAGGCAAACCTCCAGAGGGTTTTTTCTTAGGGACAGAATATACAAATGAAGAGATAAATAATGCAATAAAAGAAAACAATAAAAATCTATCAACAGATGAAGATGGTCATGGAACTATTATAAGTGGAATATGTGCAGGATTAGGAAATGTAAATAAATCATATGAAGGAATTGCCCCAGGAGCTGAATTAATAGTAATTAAACTTGCTAAAGTAAATGGAGATTATAATAGTGCAATGTTATTTGCAGCACTTCAATATGCATATATAAAAGGTGAGGAGCTTAACATACCAACTTCAATACAAGTATCCATGGGTAGTAATGGATTAGCAGGATATGCAAATAGAACAAATAGTAGAGAAACTTACTTTTCAAATGGAGTATGTGTAGTAACTGGAGCAGGAAATGAAGGTGATACAGGAACACATGCATCAGGAAGAATTTTAAGAGAAGGGGAGATAGTTGATATAGATATACAGATACAACAAGAAGAACCTAATTTAAGAATAGAGGTGTGGTTAAGTAGGCCAGATAGGGTAAATATATTCATAGTTTCGCCAACTGGAGAAACAACAAAAGCCGTAGATTTATCTAGTTATGATTTAGTAACAGGAAAATTTGATTTTGAAGATACTGAATATTCAATTAGATATTCTTATCCAGCCACATATTCAGGGCAAGAACATACTATTATATACCTACAAAGAGCAAAACCAGGAATATGGAAATTACAATTAGAAGGGGCTTATATAACAGGAGGAATATATAATGTTTACTTGCAAAATAGAGTTTTTTTAAAGCCAGGAACTAGATTTAGAGAATCTAATCCAGATAGTACTATAAATTACCCTGGAGTACAACCAGATGTAGTAACTGTTGGAACATACAACTCCATAACAAGAAGCATATGGGCTTCGTCATCAAGAGGACCTAGTTTAACAAATAGAATAAAACCAGATGTAGTTGCTCCAGGAGTAAATATAATTGGACCATATTTAAATAACTCTTATGCTACTGTTACTGGAAGTTCAGTAGCAGCAGCTCATGTGTCTGCATCAATAGCTCTTTACTTAGAATATATTATAAATGAAGATAATTATCCTAATAAAGGATTCATACAAATAATTAGAACTTTTATTCAGGGTGGAGCTAATAGAATTGGAAACGTAGTTTATCCAAATAATATTTGGGGCTATGGAGTGTTTAACTTCAGGGGGATGTTTGATCAATTAAAATAGGGGGCCGTAGTATGGATGAAAATGAAAAGTCTTTCTATTTAATATATAGAGGAAATATTGAGGAAGCATTAAGTAAAAATAACGTAGATAAATATATTATTTTAAATGACAAACTTGCAGCTATATATGTACCCTCTGACTTTGATGAACTTGTATTAGATACTATAAAAGAAGTAGAGTGGTGGAGTGGATCTGATCCGATGAGTTCTCTTATAGAAATAACAGATAATGTACAAGGCGGAGAAACTATTACAGATGCAGCAGGAACCAATTATATTGAAACAAACCCGTATATAAATGTAAGTGGAAAGGGAATTTTAGTTGCTGTAATTGATTCTGGAGTTAACTATTTGCACAAGGATTTAATAAATGGAGACAATACAAGTAAAATTTTATATTTATGGGATCAAGAAAGTGATAAAAAAAATCCTCCAGAGGGAATGATATTTGGAAGTGAATATACAAGAGAAGAAATAAATCAAGCTATATTAGAAAATGATAGTAGTTTAAGTGAGGATAAAATAGGAACAGGTACGGCAGTTTGTGGAATTTTAGTAGGCCAAGGAAATATAAATAGGAACTATAGAGGAATAGCTCCAGATGCTGATTTAATAGTTGTAAAAGTTAGGAGTCAAAACGGATATTATTATCCAGGCAAAGTAAGTTATACAGTATCAGATTTCTTAGCTGCTATAACCTATGTAATAAATATTGCAAGGAAGGAATTAAAACCTATAATAATAAATTTAACATTAGGTACTAAATCAGATATACGTGTAGAAGCATCTATATTAGAAACATATCAGGCTTTAGAAAGGTCAGGGGTAGTTATAATCAGTGGAGCAGGAAATGAGGGGAATACTGATATCCATTACTCTAATAATATAAAAGGT is a window from the Paraclostridium sordellii genome containing:
- a CDS encoding S8 family serine peptidase; translation: MVFIKYEVIVKYNSNIKLIEDKLDALVDVLSNSYARITLKNKEDINKLKNFPEIKNIEKIFKLKGQGEKSFSKAKKNTLIEIKDYDTITLKTKSLTRQINLNKDIANAILVSHNDAFIDELKDLNTTYEIIRLSNDRTLMFFDTLSRRNIELVLRLNSVEIIENVVKVTPLGTITRGIENGISGQEEIGVNFFKNNPNIQLTGRGTIIAVIDTGIDYLHKDFIYPDGTSKIRYIWDQSVEGKPPEGFFLGTEYTNEEINNAIKENNKNLSTDEDGHGTIISGICAGLGNVNKSYEGIAPGAELIVIKLAKVNGDYNSAMLFAALQYAYIKGEELNIPTSIQVSMGSNGLAGYANRTNSRETYFSNGVCVVTGAGNEGDTGTHASGRILREGEIVDIDIQIQQEEPNLRIEVWLSRPDRVNIFIVSPTGETTKAVDLSSYDLVTGKFDFEDTEYSIRYSYPATYSGQEHTIIYLQRAKPGIWKLQLEGAYITGGIYNVYLQNRVFLKPGTRFRESNPDSTINYPGVQPDVVTVGTYNSITRSIWASSSRGPSLTNRIKPDVVAPGVNIIGPYLNNSYATVTGSSVAAAHVSASIALYLEYIINEDNYPNKGFIQIIRTFIQGGANRIGNVVYPNNIWGYGVFNFRGMFDQLK
- the cspC gene encoding bile acid germinant receptor pseudoprotease CspC, which translates into the protein MDENEKSFYLIYRGNIEEALSKNNVDKYIILNDKLAAIYVPSDFDELVLDTIKEVEWWSGSDPMSSLIEITDNVQGGETITDAAGTNYIETNPYINVSGKGILVAVIDSGVNYLHKDLINGDNTSKILYLWDQESDKKNPPEGMIFGSEYTREEINQAILENDSSLSEDKIGTGTAVCGILVGQGNINRNYRGIAPDADLIVVKVRSQNGYYYPGKVSYTVSDFLAAITYVINIARKELKPIIINLTLGTKSDIRVEASILETYQALERSGVVIISGAGNEGNTDIHYSNNIKGENAYIDVLFQSGENNNLDITLSGTGPDKISIQIISPSGDVSQNVIYSPDDQIYTGQFYIEKTFYRIVNRFPWLETGEQALEINLRDIKPGVWTLRLRPEFIINGNFDVYLPNKNIISADTRFLDSKSTGTITQMALSRRVMTIGCYNGKTNSLWIGSSKGSYDNYKIMPDIIAPGVDIISTYIDGDYITSTGSGASSSVVCGVMALIMEYLERESRVPKLSLFTEALRTYLMLGSSREEIYSYPNISQGYGVLNLRNTFRQIARNL